The Hyalangium gracile region GGCACCAGCGGCACGTAGGCGGTGTCCAGGCCGAGCGAACCCACGTTGGTGATGATGATGGAGCCGAAGGCGTCCTTGGGCATGCCGATGCCGCTCATGTCCAGGTTGAGCGTGTACATGAGGAAGCCCATCAGCCAGGTGAAGAGGTTGAGGAACATGTACGGGATCTTCTGGATGGTCCCCTTGCCCTTCTCCATGGCGACGTCCCGGCGCTCGCGCACGCGGCGCACGGCCTCCTCCATCTCCAGGGCGATGTCGCGCAGGCTCTTGGAGTCGGCGTGGTCGATCTTGGCCGAGGTGAGGTCCACCTTCCCGCCGTCGGTCTGCACCACGAGCGCGGAGATCGTCACCTGCTTGCGCAGGTAGATCTTGTTGTAGCGCAGGATGGCGTTGGCCTCGGGGCAGCGGCGCAGGGCCTCGCCCATGGCCTTGGTCATCAGGTGGGTGACGGTGAGGCGGATGCCGGTGCGCTGGCGGAAGGCCTCGATGTAGGCCAGGGCCTTGTCCATCCGCACGGTGAGGGTGCCGTAGACGGTGGGATCGTAGGTCGTCTTCCAGCTGCCGATGGCCAGCTTGCGGAAGCTCGAGATGTCCGTCTTGGGGGTCAGCTCCAGATGCGGCATGACGCGGTGACCTCGTGGCAGGGCGAGTCTCCCAGCATCGCCGAGTTTCCCGGCCCGCAGGAAGTCCCCAGGTGACAGGAAGGCTCGGCGGGTCGCCCGCCCCTCGTGCCGGCGGAGCGCTTCACGCCGGGTGCGTTTCGAGCTGGCGATCCCAGAGGTGAAGCTGCCGGATGAGCGGAGCCGTCCAGGCCGCGGACACGTGCGCGAAAGCCTCTCCATCGAGCGCGGCGAGCTGCTGCCTCTGAAACGCCGGGTCCGCCAGCACCTCCCTGTGCCTCAAGCCAGACTCCTGCGCGAGCGCTCGGGGAAGCTGCCGGAGAATGGCCTCCACGCTGTCATCCCGGCTCGCTCGCGCCATCCGCTCCGCTGCCAGCGCCAGCCGTTCACGAACCGATCCATCTCCCGTGGGACACCATGCCTCCACCGCCCAGCCGCAGGCAGCCATCATCAAATCCTCCAGGCTGAGGGCGCGCTGGGGCGAGGTGAAGAGGTATCTCGCGGATTGGAGTGGCTCCCAGAAGCGCAGGGCGGCCCGAAGGCGGAGTGCCGTCCGCTCGGCACTCGCGGGGCCCGTGGGCGAGATGGCGAAGTACAGCGCGCCCCATGGGGTGTCGCGACAGAACGCCTCGTAGGCATCCCTGACCTGGAACACATTCTGCCAGTCCGCGGCCTCATAAAGACCGCTCATGACGCTGGACATCATGTACAGCCGCCAGCCCAGCTGCTCACGCTGAAAATCCACCACCTCATGGGCAATCACCACTTCGCCGGGAGGGATGGAAATCAGCTCACGCGCGGACGGGAAGGAGCCGTCCTTGAGGTATTGCGCGCCACACCGCTGGCCCTCCTTCCGAGCCTTGCGTGAGACGGAGGCGAGCGCGCCCTGAAGAAAGGACGGCATCTGAAGCGGGAAGGGCTGCCCGGTCTCCATGATGCGCGTCCTACCAGAGCGCGCCGTGCCTCAGGAAGTGGCAGCCGCGGGCTGAGACCGACCGTGCTCTTGCCGCATCACATCCCTACGGCCGGGGGCACCTGCGCTGGCGGCGACGCGGGCGGGACTCTCCGTGGAAGCGGGATGACCTGTCCGCCTCCCTGGGTCGGTGGCTGCGCTCCTCGACCTGACCCCATCCTGCCGAAGATTGCGCCCGAGAAGGCCCCTGTCGCGGTAGTACCGACGATGTCGATGAAGATGCCCACCACCTCGCTCAACGTGGCGAGCTGTTCTCGACGCGAGACCATCCCCTCGGCAGCCTGCCCGACCCACCCACCGTACTGCCGCATCTCTTCGACAGTCAGCTCCACCCACTGCCCTGCTCGATACGCTTCCTGCTCTGACTCGAAGCGCTGCTGGCTTCGTGTCCATCTGTATTGCGTGATCCCTGGCTCCGGGGTCTGCCACTCCAACCGCCAGATGTATTGCCCCCGTGCGAACCGGATGAGCAGCTGGCCCTGAAAGCCCGTGCCGCCGATGAAGCTGGTGCCTGCCACGACAGCCCGGTTCACCGCGGTGAGGTAGGTCCGCACCTCCTGGCGCCCTTCCATGAGGCCACGATCTCCCCAAGGTTTGATCTCGAAGAGGCTCAGAGCCGAGGTGTCCGTGATGTCCGGGCGCAGATATCGCTCATGAGGGAGCAGTCGGGACGGATCACCGACGCCACTGGTGGCCAGGATGTCGGCCAGCGTCTTGGTGTTGAAGTACGCCAGGCGGCCCGGGTGGTTGACCTTGTACATGTAGGCAATCAACCGGTGCGCCGCGTTACCGAGGAAGAACTCCCAGGGAGCCTGCGAGTCCGGGCGACGCCCCGGAACGTTGTATCCCTGCCCCACCGCCTCCCCACCGTTGGCCGGGCCATCGCTCATTGCCCGAAGGACTCGCGGACGCCGTACACCGGGATGCGCCCCACCAGGCCCAGGTCCGGCCAGTGCGCCGTGCCCCTGCTGTGCTGCCCCGCCGGTGGCACAGCCAGCAAGCAGCCCGCAGAGTCCCAGGACCAATCCCCAGAGAGCCGCGCGGGACGAGCATAGGTGGAATGCCCCCACACGCATGTGGACCTCCCCTCCGCCTGCTCGTACGAGCGCGGAGCCATGGCGCAGTAGAGCCCGCTGAAGCGAGCGAGACCACGCCCTCCTGGGTTCCGCCAGACACACCCCTGGCGGGTCGCGCGAGGCCCCAGCATTCGAGCCGGGTTCGATGCCTCGCCCGCCCGCATGGGCGGCTGCAGGGCACGCGGCCGGGGAACCGCGCACGAGGGTTACACAGGTATTGACGTGCTGGCGCTGGAAGTTAGGCTGCGGCGCTTTTTTTGCAGCCTCTAGTGGAGGTCGTACTCGTGCTGGTTGCCCTCATCCTCGTATCCATCGGCTTTGCCGTCACCCTCGGCATGCTGCTCTTCGGCTCGAACCGAGCCTCCGTCCCGACTCCGACCGTGAAGGGAGAGCTGGACGACGCGTCCAAGGCTCGCGCCCGCGCCGAGTCCGAGCTCGAGCGCAAGCAGAAGGAGCTCGACGAGCAGCGCTCACAGCTCCAGGAGGTGAAGGAGCAGCTCAAGCAGACCAAGCGCAAGCTGTTCGAGCAGAAGGAGTCCGAGAAGGGTGAGCGCGATCTGCTCAAGGCCCGCGCCGAGACGGAGCGCCAGGCCTCGGTGCAGCTGGAGATGGTGCGGGTGGAGCTGGCCAACGCGCTGGCCGAGGTAGAGCGGCTGCGCGGCGAGCAGGGCGGCGGTGCCCGTCAGCGTCGCGCCCCGGCGCCCCAGCCCGCGGCCCCCAGCGCCCCAGCGGCTTCCAGCGCTCCAGCGGCCCCGACCGCGGAGGCCAGCGCTCCGGCGACGGGGCAGATCTCCGCTCCGGCGCAGGAGGGTGAGCGCGTGGTGATGGCGGCGGTCCAGGTGACGCCGGCCGCCGAGCAGCCCGCCGCGGAGAAGGACCGGGGCCAGCGCCGCTACCGCGAGCTGAACGACGCGGACCGCGAGAAGATGGAGCGGCTGGAGCACACCGCGAACAAGGAGCGCAGCCGGGCGGGCGAGCTGGAGCGTGAGCTGCGCCGGGTGAAGGGGCAGAGCGAGACGCAGCAGCGCATCTTCGCCGCCGCCAAGAGCGAGCTGGATCTGCAGAAGGACAAGTACAGGGCCCTGGAGAAGCGCATGAACCGCGCGCTGCTGGAGCGGGACCTGCTGCGCCGCGCCATCAGGGACCTGGAGAAGAAGACGGGCATGATGGCCGACCGGACCGAGCTGACGCCGGACGAGATGGCCGCCAGCGATCAGCGCACCGATGAGGTGGCTCGAGAGCGCGCGGCGGCGGAGGCCCAGCGGGCCGCCGCTCAGGCCCAGCCGGAGGCCGCGAAGCCCGCGGAGTCCACCGAGGCTCCGGCCGCTTCGAGCGAGGCCACCACGGCCGCGGCCGAGGCCGACAAGTCCGCGTCGCCTGGCGCCTGATCTTCGTGCCAGCAGCACCCACGAGGCCCCTCCTCCCACCCGGGACGAGGGGCCTTCGTGTCTCAGCGCTCAGTCACGCGGCACGGGCATGAAGAGGTACAGCCCGGAGGCGAGCCGCGAAGTCTGGCCACTGCTCGCCAGCCCGCCCGCGACGAGCACCGAGCCATCCGGCAGCGTCGTGCAGGTGTGCAGGTGGCGCCCAGGGGCCACCGGCACCATTCCCAGCACGCCGCCCGTCAGGTTCTCAGTGGGGGTGATGAGCTCGACGACGCCGCTGCTCTCGAACCCGGCCTCGGAGGCCACCCTCCGGCCTCCCGCCGTGAGAACGCGGCCCCCCGGCAGGCTCACCGCGCAGAGGTCTCCCCGGGCCACGATGGACGGCCCCGCGCTGAGGGTGGGCGTCGGGGCCTGGAAGTCGATGAGCTCCGAGGCGGACACCGGCCTGGGGTTGTCCTCCGGGTTGCCAGGCAGGGAGTAGCCCCCCGTCACGAGCAGCTTCTGCCCCTCGGCGAAGGGCGTGGCCGCCGCGTCGCGTCGTGCCTGGCGCAGCAGCACGAGCGGATTGCTGAGGGAGTAGGTGCCCCCGCTGAAGGAGAACGTCAGCACCTCGCGCGAGAGCTCGTTCCCATCCGAGCCGCCGATGACGGCGATGCGCTGGTTGTCCGGGAGTGTCACCACGGCCGCCCCCAGGCGGGGCACGGGAGTGGGAACGGTGAAGCTCCGGCCCGCGGCAGGCTCGACGCCCTCGGGGTTCGAGACCACCAGGCCATCGGCTCCGACTCCGCCCACCACGAGGATGCGACCGGTGATGTCGGTGGCCGCCGCATGGCGGGAGCGGGCCACGGCCAGGTCGAACTGCTGGACCCGCTCCGTCGCCGGATCGAACACCACCGCGGTGCGCAGCGGGATCGCGAGCTCCCCCAGAAGCTGGGACTCCCCACCGACCAGGGCCACGCGGCCATCCAGCATCAGCGAGGCGGTGTGGAACGCCCGCCGTACCGCTCCCCCGAGCCCCGGATCCGGCAGGTGGGTGAGCGTCCCGGCTTGGGGATCGAGGATCTCGACGGAGCTGAGCGTCTCCGTCTGCCCTTCGGACGACACCCGAACCCCGCCGGCGAGGACGACCCGGCCGTCGGGCAGGAGGGTCGCCGTGTGCCCGGCGCGCGGCTCGGTCAGATCCAGACAGGAGCCCGGAACCAGGGAGCTCTCCACCCCGACGAAGGTGTTGATGCGGCGCAGGGTGACGCGCACGGGTGCGGAGGGGGCCCCCTGCTCCGGCATCTCGAAGGGCACCGAGCGCCCCACGGAGACCACCGAGCCCGCGCTGCTGGGCTCACCCGTGTAGCCGCGGACCTCGAGCACCCGGCGGGCCCCAGGGGGGATGACGGGGATGTCCTCGGGCCGGATGTCCACCGGGGTGATGCGCTCGATGGGAGTGTCCAGCCCCTCCCCGGTGACGCGCAGGCGCAGGTGGGTGACACCCTCCAGGGGGCGGGGCCCCTCGCACGCGGAGGTAATGAGCTGGAGCCGGGGAGCCGCCCCCTGCTCCTGACACGCGGGAGCGAGGGCCAGGACGGCCGCTAGGAGGGCGGTGCGAGAATGATGAGGCCACATGCCCAGCCACGGTATCAGCTTGCGCTCGGGCCGGCGCGAGCGTAGCGATGACAGCCAGCCCTTGGGGGCCTGACTCTCCGTGATGAAGCTCTCACTCGCCACGCGCATCTTCCTGGGTTACGCCGTGGTGCTCGTCACCTTCGGAGCGGTGTCGCTCTTCAGCGTGGCGGAGCTGCACCGCAACCAGCAGGAGATCCGGCTCGTCAGCCAGGGCTACCTGCAGCTCTCCCAGGACGCGGCGGCGCTGGAGACGTTCCACACCAGCCAGGGCAAGGACACCGAGCGCCTGGTGGACGAGCAGAACGTGGAGACGCGGCGCGCCCTCATCCGGCTGGCGCGGATGTACACCCCCCAGCTGATCTCCCAGCGCCTGTCCACCACGCGGGCCACGGCACGGGACATCCTCACCTATGCTCCGGAGAGCGAGCTGGCCTTCGTGCGGGAGCTGGAAACTCGCTTCAAGGAGCTGGAGAAGCAGTACACCGCCCACGGGCGCACGGCGGAGGCGGTGTTCACGGTGCTGGCCTCGGACCAGCTGGATCGGGCGCAGGTGGCGGCGTCGACCACGGAGCTGCGGCAGGTGGAGGCCAGCATCGGCCGCGAGCTGCGCGCGCTGCGCACCATCCTGGACAACCGCATCCGCGAGCGCGTGGATCGCGCCGAGGAGCACGAGCGGCGCACGGGGCTGGCCATCATCACGCTCTCGCTGGTAGCGGTGGGCGTGGGGCTGGGTGCCACGCTGCTGTCGGCGCGCACGCTGCGGCCGGTGCGCACGCTCATCGAGGGTGTGTCCCGCATCGGCAAGGGCGACTACACGGCGCAGCTGGGCGTGCAGGGCGAAGACGAGGTGGCGGTGCTGGCCCGGGAGTTCGACGCGATGGCGCGCTCGCTCCAGGCGCGCGAGTCCCAGCTCAAGGCCCAGGCCGAGGCGCTGGCCCGGGCCGAGCAGCTCGCGGCGGTGGGCCGCATCTCCGCCCAGGTGGCGCACGAGGTGCGCAACCCGCTGTCCTCCATCGGGCTCAACGTGGAGATGATCGGAGACGCGCTGGCCCGCGCCAGCTTCAGCACCGAGGAGGAGAAGCACGAGGCCCAGGAGCTGCTCACCGCGGTGACGCGCGAGGTGGATCGGCTCACGGACGTCACCGAGCAGTACCTGCGCATGGCGCGCCCGCCCAAGCCGACGCTGGTGTCGGAGGATGTGACGGAGGTGCTGGGCGGCGTGCTGGACTTCGCTCGGGAGGAGCTGGAGCGCGCGGGCGTGGAGGTGGTGCGGAACTTCGCTCCGGACACCCCGCCAGTGCTGGCGGACGAGGGGCAGCTGCGCCAGGTCTTCCTCAACCTCCTGCGCAACAGCCGGGAGGCCATGCCGGACGGCGGGCGCCTCACCGTGTCCACCCGAGGGCTGGAGAAGGAGGTGGAGATCACCGTCCAGGACACGGGCCGGGGCATGACGGAGGTGGTGCGCGAGCGGCTGTTCGAGCCCTTCTTCTCCACCAAGGAGGGCGGCACGGGGCTGGGGCTCTCCGTCAGCCAGCAGATACTGCAGGCGCACGGGGGCACACTCGCCTGTCAGAGTCAGCCCGGCGAGGGGACGACCTTCGTGTTAAGGCTCCCCCGCGCATGAGCTTCACACCCTACCGGGACGTGCTGCCCTCCGGGCTGCGCGTCGTCACCGTCGAGACGCCCCACCTTCACACCGCGCTGCTGGCCGTGTACGTGCGCACGGGCAGCCGCCACGAGACGCCCCTCAACAACGGCGTCAGCCACTTCCTGGAGCACCTCTTCTTCCGAGGAAGCGAGGGCTGGCCGGACACCGTGAAGATGAACGCCGCCGTCGAGGAGGTGGGCGGCAACCTCAACGGCGTCACCACCCGAGACCAGGGCTTCTACTACACCTCCTTACACCCCAATCACCTGAACGTGGGGATGGAGATTGTGGGGGACATGCTCACCCGTCCACGGCTCACCGACATGGAGGTGGAGCGGCAGATCATCCTCGAGGAGATCCTGGACGAGGTGGACGAGAAGGGTCGGGACATCGACCTGGACAACCTGTCCAAGCAGCTGCTGTTCGCGGACCACCCGCTGTCGATGAAGATCGGCGGCACGCGCGACTCCGTGTCGACGCTCACCCATGCCCAGGTGCTGGAGCACTTCGCGCGCAACTACGTGGCGGGCAACCTGGTGGTGACGGCGGCGGGACGGGTGAGGCACCCCGAGGTGCTGGAGCTGGCCGAGCGTGCCTTCGCGCGCCTGCCGAAGGGCCCCGCCACCACGGAGAAGGCCCCTGCCCTGACGCTGCCAGGGCCTCGGCTGCACTTCGTGCCGCACGAGGAGTCGCAGACGGAGTTCCGCATCAGCTTCCGCATCGTTCCGGAGCACCACGAGGACTACCCGGCGCTGCAGATCATCCGCCGGGTGCTGGACGACGGACTGTCGTCGCGGCTGCCCTTCGAGGTCGTGGAGAAGCGGGGGCTGGCCTACTCGCTGAGCGCGGGGATGGATGTCTTCCACGACGCGGCCGTCTTCGAGATCGACGCGGCGAGCGCGCCGGAGAAGGCCTCGCGGGTGGTGGAGGAGGTGCTGCGGGTGCTGGCCACGCTCTGCGCGGAGGGGATCTCGGCGGAGGAGCTGGCGCGCGCCCAGCGCAGGCACCGGATGCTGCTGGAGTTCTCCGAGGACTCGCCGGCGGAGCTGGCCGCCTGGTTCGGCAGCACGGAGCTGTTCCGCCGGCCCGAGTCCTTCAGCCAGCGCGCGGATCTGGTGGACGCGGAGACGGTGGCGCACGTGCGCGAGGTGGCGCGGCGCTACTTCACGCGCGAGAACCTCACGGTGGTGGCGGTGGGCCAGCGCAAGGGCATCAAGGCGCTGGAGCGCGTGGTGGAGCTGGCGGAGGGGCTGCCCTCGGGAGCCCCGAAGGCCGCTACTTCCGGCCGCCGCGCAAGATGATGGGGCCGGAGGACTTCTTCTTCACGGGAGCCGGGGTGAGCGCGGCCTTGAGGGCGACGTACTTGGGGTTGCCCGGCTCGCGCTTGAGCAGCTCGTCGACGATCTTGAGGCCGCGCTCGGAGTTCGTCTTGTTCTGCGCGTACATCTCCGCGAGCGCCACCTTCTCCTCGAGCGAGGCCTCGCCGAGCCTGTAGAGCCGCTCGAGCGTCTTCACGGCGGCGGCCTTGTCGCCAGCCTCCTGCTGCATGCGCCACCTGCGGGAGAGCGCGGGAGCGAAGCGGGGATCGGCGGTGAGGGCGAAATCGTAGTTCTCCTCGGCGCCGCGCTTGTCGCCCTGGGACTCCAGGACGCGGCCGCGGACGTAGAGGGCGCGGGGGGAGTTGGAGTGCAGGCGCAGCACCTTCGACACGAGTTCCTGCGCCTCGCTGCTCTTGCCCAGGTTCAGCTTGGCCTCGGCGAGCATGCCCAGCGCGTCGCTGTTGTCGGGGTGCTCCTCCACGAGCTGGGTGAGGGCCTCTGCGGCCTGCTCATGGCGCTCGAGCTTGGTGAGGATGC contains the following coding sequences:
- a CDS encoding 2-oxo acid dehydrogenase subunit E2, translated to MPHLELTPKTDISSFRKLAIGSWKTTYDPTVYGTLTVRMDKALAYIEAFRQRTGIRLTVTHLMTKAMGEALRRCPEANAILRYNKIYLRKQVTISALVVQTDGGKVDLTSAKIDHADSKSLRDIALEMEEAVRRVRERRDVAMEKGKGTIQKIPYMFLNLFTWLMGFLMYTLNLDMSGIGMPKDAFGSIIITNVGSLGLDTAYVPLVPYTRVPIFVAPGAVKEAPVVEDGKIVVGKVMNINASFDHRFIDGFHAGVLANTLRELLENPFEKFDSLDALPAAPEAQVEPIKAAG
- a CDS encoding coiled-coil domain-containing protein; the encoded protein is MLVALILVSIGFAVTLGMLLFGSNRASVPTPTVKGELDDASKARARAESELERKQKELDEQRSQLQEVKEQLKQTKRKLFEQKESEKGERDLLKARAETERQASVQLEMVRVELANALAEVERLRGEQGGGARQRRAPAPQPAAPSAPAASSAPAAPTAEASAPATGQISAPAQEGERVVMAAVQVTPAAEQPAAEKDRGQRRYRELNDADREKMERLEHTANKERSRAGELERELRRVKGQSETQQRIFAAAKSELDLQKDKYRALEKRMNRALLERDLLRRAIRDLEKKTGMMADRTELTPDEMAASDQRTDEVARERAAAEAQRAAAQAQPEAAKPAESTEAPAASSEATTAAAEADKSASPGA
- a CDS encoding Kelch repeat-containing protein, with the protein product MASESFITESQAPKGWLSSLRSRRPERKLIPWLGMWPHHSRTALLAAVLALAPACQEQGAAPRLQLITSACEGPRPLEGVTHLRLRVTGEGLDTPIERITPVDIRPEDIPVIPPGARRVLEVRGYTGEPSSAGSVVSVGRSVPFEMPEQGAPSAPVRVTLRRINTFVGVESSLVPGSCLDLTEPRAGHTATLLPDGRVVLAGGVRVSSEGQTETLSSVEILDPQAGTLTHLPDPGLGGAVRRAFHTASLMLDGRVALVGGESQLLGELAIPLRTAVVFDPATERVQQFDLAVARSRHAAATDITGRILVVGGVGADGLVVSNPEGVEPAAGRSFTVPTPVPRLGAAVVTLPDNQRIAVIGGSDGNELSREVLTFSFSGGTYSLSNPLVLLRQARRDAAATPFAEGQKLLVTGGYSLPGNPEDNPRPVSASELIDFQAPTPTLSAGPSIVARGDLCAVSLPGGRVLTAGGRRVASEAGFESSGVVELITPTENLTGGVLGMVPVAPGRHLHTCTTLPDGSVLVAGGLASSGQTSRLASGLYLFMPVPRD
- a CDS encoding sensor histidine kinase; the protein is MKLSLATRIFLGYAVVLVTFGAVSLFSVAELHRNQQEIRLVSQGYLQLSQDAAALETFHTSQGKDTERLVDEQNVETRRALIRLARMYTPQLISQRLSTTRATARDILTYAPESELAFVRELETRFKELEKQYTAHGRTAEAVFTVLASDQLDRAQVAASTTELRQVEASIGRELRALRTILDNRIRERVDRAEEHERRTGLAIITLSLVAVGVGLGATLLSARTLRPVRTLIEGVSRIGKGDYTAQLGVQGEDEVAVLAREFDAMARSLQARESQLKAQAEALARAEQLAAVGRISAQVAHEVRNPLSSIGLNVEMIGDALARASFSTEEEKHEAQELLTAVTREVDRLTDVTEQYLRMARPPKPTLVSEDVTEVLGGVLDFAREELERAGVEVVRNFAPDTPPVLADEGQLRQVFLNLLRNSREAMPDGGRLTVSTRGLEKEVEITVQDTGRGMTEVVRERLFEPFFSTKEGGTGLGLSVSQQILQAHGGTLACQSQPGEGTTFVLRLPRA
- a CDS encoding M16 family metallopeptidase, producing the protein MSFTPYRDVLPSGLRVVTVETPHLHTALLAVYVRTGSRHETPLNNGVSHFLEHLFFRGSEGWPDTVKMNAAVEEVGGNLNGVTTRDQGFYYTSLHPNHLNVGMEIVGDMLTRPRLTDMEVERQIILEEILDEVDEKGRDIDLDNLSKQLLFADHPLSMKIGGTRDSVSTLTHAQVLEHFARNYVAGNLVVTAAGRVRHPEVLELAERAFARLPKGPATTEKAPALTLPGPRLHFVPHEESQTEFRISFRIVPEHHEDYPALQIIRRVLDDGLSSRLPFEVVEKRGLAYSLSAGMDVFHDAAVFEIDAASAPEKASRVVEEVLRVLATLCAEGISAEELARAQRRHRMLLEFSEDSPAELAAWFGSTELFRRPESFSQRADLVDAETVAHVREVARRYFTRENLTVVAVGQRKGIKALERVVELAEGLPSGAPKAATSGRRAR